The following nucleotide sequence is from Harpia harpyja isolate bHarHar1 chromosome 7, bHarHar1 primary haplotype, whole genome shotgun sequence.
ATAGTTAAAGACACAGCCGCATATCAACTGCAAAGGAGTTTCCTATCAGTATTTAACAGGTGTTTCCACAGCTACTCCAATCCTCTGCCAAAATGCAAACTAGCAATTTGAATGCATATGCAGCTGAAAAATGTTTAGAAGGAAATTCAAGTATAAAATATAATACACAGATatgcaaatacatatatatgcacactgCACATTAGTTGGGCAGGAAGCATGTTTTTCTGAAGATCACTGAAGTACCATGAAATATTACAGTTGCTACATAAGAACAGATAGAAAATCGTATATCTTAGATACTTGGCTAAAGATATTATTGTCACATCACCAGACAGTTGTTCTTCACCTAGAATTTTGGCGAAGCATCTATCAAAACGCTTTAATTTAAATGGTATGATTAAAACAAACTACAACATATTTTCTTGGTCTGAGAAAATATATACAGCCAGAATTATATTATGGTCTGTGCTGTTTGTGTATGCTCTGAATGAAAACACAGGATTAGCATACCAGTTATAAAGGCAATGAAACACAGCCGATTCCAGAAAAAGTGCTTTGATTGTAATAAAGATTACTTTTGCAGTGGTACCCTTTCTACTTAGAAACTGCAGATATTGTTGCCTTTGATAGATGAAACTAATTAACTACACTGCAGGCAGCCACAAAGGTCTATATGGGAGCTCAGAGAGACTGAAGTGGTGAATAAGCCATTAGTTCTCTCCAgaggaattaatttttatatgcGTGTCTTTCATCACTGCTGATCAACCATGATACACATTCTTTCTGCCAAACTTCCTGAGATACATGGGTAGACTTCTGCAGAGTGATGAAAAAACACTATGCACTTTACCTCCCTGTCCAACCTATAGTAGGCAGCAAAAGTGAGCAGTGAACTGCACAGTGCAGGCATGCAGGACAGGGTAGCAACTCAGTGGTTGTCTCACAACTGATCCACTATATGAAAACAGCAAGGGCTGCTGTAAGGAAAGAGGAGCAGATGTGGTAAGAAGAACAGAACGtaaaaaaaggtcttttcttTTACAATGATAGAAAGCATAGCAAGCAAAAACTtgtaaagaataagaaaatagaaGAACAGAGGAATGAGGCATCACAGAGAACAGGACAAACATGAAGGCTGACAAAGGCCCCTCAAAATATAGTATTTTGTGCCTACATTGGGTGATACTTGTAAGGATTGATTCACTCAAATTTATTGAATCTGCCTACATATTGCAGTAGCCACATGACAAAGATTAAGAGCAAACTCAAAGCAAGCAGTCTAACATCAAAATTTATATTGTGCCATGGAAGATTTCTTGTATCTTCTTGAAAGCAGGAATAGGTTGGTGGTTTCTATTCTAAGTGGGAAAAACATGTTATGTATACCATCATTTCCTATAACCAAAAGAGAGCCCATTTCATTATTTTGGTAATTGTGTGTATCTGAATTCTGGCTAACATATGGACTAATTTTCATGCTCTCCCATAAGGCTTATGTAGCATTTGGGATGAAGATGAAAGTCTGTATGCCACCTTATATATTAGACAATTATCTGGTAACAGTTGCATCATAAACACACTGTATAAGGATTTCTGGGCAGAAGTACCAGCATTACCTTTGGCTACCATAAATAACTGTCACTACAATGTTAATAATGTTTGTAAACCCTTCTGGACAAGCTAGTGTCTCATCTGGAGAAACCAGAGGAGGGAATATAGGcaacaagaaaataagaacacagttttgtttttttttttcttactactgaTAGTAATTATTCACATTTCTCAAAAATAATTACTAAAATGGAAACTTTCATTCTCCTAACCACTTCTCCTAGATGGATCCTTACTACTTCATCAAGTATCATTAATCATAACAGAGCTCTTCCTGTGTAAGCAAACCTTAGCAATCAAGGTCCAAGTAACTAGATTTTCAGAGCACAGGCATTAtattgttctgtatttttgtgcgcaattttttttaaaaatctgcttcatATGAGAAAAGCAGGCCACTTGTGTTTTTTCTTACGCTTATACATTTAGCAGGTCTTACCTAATATTTCTTTAGCACAGTACCTAATAGGGAAGAGAAGTGAGAAGGTTTCATTAGCCCTTCTAATTAGAAGTTTTAGTGTCAGCATGGACAAAAACTCCTCAAAATTGGACTAAGAAAATCTGCCAGCATGAACTGGAATAAACAGTTGTATGAGGGAGCTAGagattttttcttaataattttgcTTCATTAGGAGAGGCATTGTGAAAGTTCCCACTAAGATTATAGCCTTACAGCATACTTATAGAGAAAAATCTAGAAAACATTCTACAACTACACCCCAAAAACTCAAACCAGAAGGAGAATGAGGATTTGCTTGGGGAAATTCCAAAGTGAACACCTGAATACTTCTAGCTGGCCCCAGGCACAGTAAGTTGCACTCCCAACAAATGCAGGTGCCTCACAAGATTTTTAGGAACTTCAACCCTGACTTTCTTCCTAAATGAATCTTCCTTCCATACAGAGCTCCACTAACTCCAGTGCAGCCCCACCTTCCTGCAGACAATGCTGCACCACAGTCCATGCAGAAGCGAGGGTGAAATAAGGTCCCACACCTGCAAACATTTACTCCATGTCTTTATTATCTACCTTCACTACTGCTCCTCCAGATAGTCAAGCTAAGTATTTTTCTGAGTATGTGACAGACAGATTTGGACCTTCATAGTTTGATTTCTAATACATGCAGATAGCATGTTAAATAActcaaaatttttttcagaaaatcaaaCTACTGATTTATGTGCCTAACTTTAGGAGCTAATTCAGGCATCCATTTTTACCTTTTCTCATCAAACACAGCCTGAAATTTCATCAGAAAGTGTTGTAAGTTCTTATATCTGACTTACTCCATAGCTCTTCTAGGTGGGTATTTGTAGTCTGTTATCCTGGTGGCTGTGCAAACACATTAAACATTGAGATCTCCTAGATGATGTATGCCACAGGAAAGTGATAAATATGCAATATAAGCGATAAATATACAAGACACAATATGCAATGTGCCTTgtggcaaaggtggccaacagcatcctgggctgtgttagaaAAAAGCTTCAGCAGCAGGGATGTGGTGCTTCCCCTCTACTCAGATGTGGCATCACCAGCACTGCagaactgtgtccagttctgtGCTTTCCACTACTATACTGGATCAAGTCCAATGAAAAGCTGGCAACATGATTAAGAGACAGGAACCACTGTTACACAAGGAGAGGTTGAAAGCTGGGACTGTTAGCctagagaaagctcagggggTGTTATCAATGTGTAGGAACACCTGATGAGGTGAGTAAAGGcaacagagccagactcttctcagtggtgtccagtgacaggacatgaagcaatgggcacaagctgaaatacaggaaattgtTTAACCATCAAGAAAGCACTTTCTTCCTGTGaaggtgatcaaacactggaacaagttatTCAAAAGCCCAGctagacatggtcctgagcaacctgctctagctgaccgtTTTGAGCAGGTGGGTTGGTCTAGACTATCTCCAGAGGCATCTTCCAGCCTCTGCCACTCCATGGTTCTAAACTGCTCCTGGCAGCACAGGCAAGAATTCCCAGAGGAATTACAGTTCCAAAAATATACTTTGGAACTGACCACTAGCTCTACTGTAAAGGTATTAGAAACACTACCTATGTTAATCAGCTGCTAAACAACAGAAAGCATTGCTGAAACGAACCTCTAATATCGGGCTTCCAAGACATGCAAGTGATTATAGTCAGACAGCTGTTCTGATACAGATTTTTCAAACCACACTGCACAGCACCATCTTCTGGTGACCAGAAGttggattggttttttttttttcctttcaggttttgaGAAAAAGGCTCTAACCATAGCAAAGATAATTTTCATACAAGAAATAGTAATGTtaagtttaaaaataagcaaTCTAAAATAAACAACATCTATAAAACACAGAAGTCACCAAAATTTTTTATTAACCCCTGTTATCCCTAGAAacataaaagtgaaaaatttatgctttaaaatgtCTTACCCTCTTCAAGAGGACCAGGCATCAACTTTGTTCTGATTTCTGcaagtaaagaaaaatacatattgctCACGTAATAAACAATGAAATCTCAAAAGTATATATCACAACACAATGTTCTTCTGAGCTTGTATGTGGACAAGGTGCAGATCTGCTTTCTGGAAAAGCCTTTGGATGAGCTTTAGAATATGGGAAGTAAGAACTTTTGAGCTTGCTCTGGCATGAGCCCAAAGACATACCCGTGAAAAATACAAGCATGCCAAGTAGACCACGAACACATCATTGCTCAAACTGAATCTCCATGAGCAGGCTGCACAAAGACATGCAGGCTAGAATTTATACTTAGAAACTAAGCCACTCTGAAGTACTCTGCTTATTACTAGCTTGCTACACTGACAAATAACCTTAATATCACCATACTTGCTTTTCATTTGTCAAATTTTCCAACAACAAGAGACCAGTCAACAGTCTGATGCAAGTTACTTGATTATGCAGTCACTGTTCAGTTAACTCTGCTTCCTTGCACAACTGACTCAAATCATAAGAGTCAGACTTGGTAGCTGGTAGTTTCCCAGGTTTGCATACGTGCATTTTTAAGGAGACTATGCAAACAGAACAAAGGAATGAATACCTGAAATAGGAAAATTCTAGACAAACCCACGAGGAAAGCTTAGGAACCAAGGAAAGGCTCTGCTTCCTTGCTTCCTCTGCCATGTAAAATGCAGTTTCTCACAATGGTATACATGAAAGCTTTTCTTCCAATGTAGCAGCACTAGTATAACCAAAGTAACATAAGTACAtctaagctgcttttcttttttaaatacaaccaACACCTTTAGGACATAAAAGAATCCACGTACCTCCTTGTTTTGAAATTAACTGCTCTATGTGGAGCATAAGATACCCCATAGCGCTGTACCTGTGCTACAGCAATACACTCTGGGGTTTTACTGTGCTGCAGGAGGCCTTCTGCAAATTCAGAGGCACCTACTGGCCTAGCTTTCCTCCAGATTTACCAGCCCGGCACTATTTTCAAGGTAAGGcagcacaggcagaacagcagctggGCACCGCCACCTCAACTTGCTTTCAGCAAGGGCAGGGTGAGGCCGAGGTGCCAGCAGCTGCGCGGGCTCACCTGGAGCACCGCGCGGCCGGAGGAGAGCAGCGCCTGCTGGCGCCCAGGCACGAGGAGCCGGGGCCGCGAggagcgccgcgccgcgccccctcAGGGGCCGAGGGGCGCCCTGACGACGGCCGCCGCTAGCCACGCGACGGGCGCCTAACTGCTCCGCGCTTCCCGCCACGCTCACTTTTAAAGGCTTCGGTGACGTCATCGCCGGAGCAGGCAGCCGTTAGACGCGCGtggccccgcccccggcgctcggccgcggcctcGCGGCGCGCACGTGCGACGCCCCCTGCCGGGTCTCTCGAGGGGGCCGCGGGCGGCGCTGATAGGCGGAGgtccggggaaggggggggcaggggcgcGCAGGCGCGGTGCGTGGCCTGGCTGCGGGCGGGTGGGTGGCTGGCCGGCCGGGAGGCAGCCGCCGGGTCGCGGGGCCACCGCCCCCATGAGCAAGCGGtgcccgccggccgccgcctcgCTGCTGCGGGGGCTCGTCGGCCCCGCTGCCCTCTGCCTGGGTAGGAGCATGAGCCTCTGCGGGGCGCCGGCCGCCTGCGCCGCGGGGCCTgcgggcggcagcggcagcggcagcggcgcgGGCTTCTCCTCAGCGCGGCTGAGCCCGCCGTGGCTGCGGCTGCCTGAGGTGCCGGGCGCGGACCCGCACCGGGCCAacgagctgctgctgctgctgccgccgccggccccgcgcggcCCAGCCCCGCCGCAGCATCACGTTGTCTACTTCCCGGGGGACGTGCAGGTACGGCGGGGTGGGCTGTGGGCGGCCGAGGGCGGTAAGCAATGGCGGGTGGGAGCGGGGAAGCGGCGCCGGAGGGAGCCGCTGACCGGACGGGCTCtccggggggggggcgaggggggggcggccgcggcggaaGCGGGGACTCCTGGGGGGAGCATCTCTTGCGCGCCTTCTGCCCGTTACCGTCGGGGTAAATGTAGCGGGAATGGGCCGTCCCTGAAACCTGAAAAGGAgcagcggggggcggggggggagtctTCTTCTATAGTACTGCCTGAGATTGACGTTTCTGGCGGTGACGGCAATATCTGAAATGGTATGATAAGAACGTCAGTGGAGAGAAGACGAAAAATCCTAAGATGACAAGTTGTCCTTGTCAGGCTTAGCACCACGGCTCTGTGCAGGTGTACAAACATCCCAGACACCCTCCTGCGGGTGTTTCACAGGCGCTGACGCTTTCGCAGCATGTCCTGAAGAAGGCTCACGTTGTCTCTGAGTTGACAAGAAATTGAAGAGACTCTGGAGTGCTGTCCCTGAGCGTGTGGTCAACCTCTGTAACATTACATACTCTGGTACTCTGGGTAGTCAGCTAATCTCAAAAGTCATTACTTCTCAAAAGCAGGGGTAGTGTCTGTCTGTCCAAGGTAAAGATGCAGAACTTGGTGGATTTTCACTTTAAGGTTTGGGATGGCTTAAGAAAACCTTTCTGATTACCATTCCTGGGTATGGCTTTATTATTTCTCAATAAAATAAACTAATTAGTATTCTCTGCCATTACAAATTCAGAGGTGAGGATTATTCATGACTtgggtgttaatttttttccatctatgCCCCATATGGATGTGAACAAGGGGAATGAAGACTCGCTACAGCTGAgtgagagggattttttttttcctgtataaaataTAGAAAACTTATTACAAAGTTTTAAGTCTATTGTTGGCAGTATTTCTGCAGATGGAGATAATATAAAATTATGTATTCTGTGTCATAATAAGTTGAATAATACTTTAATCTTCTCTTGGAGTGAAgtcaacaaaaatacaaatacttccatgtgcttatttttattgtattaatttTGGGGGTATTAAAAATGTGTGGTAAAAATATTAAAGTAGAATAAGTAAATCCAAGTATGCCAGATTGTTTAATGTGTTTCTTGTTCTGGAAGCCTAGCAAGCAAGCGCCTCTAATGCATGTTTCTCTGTTAGTTACAGTCCTTCTTATGAATATAAGTACACTAGACAGAGCTGAAGTCTTTTCACAATGTAGTAATGcgccttttctattttttttaatttttcagaactaTCATGACATCATGTCTTGCCACCCAGAAAACTTTCAGTGGGAGCACTGgagttttgaaaatgttgctaCCATACTTGCTCGCCGGTTCCCTAATAGCTTTATTTGGGTTGTAAAGTGTTCTCGAATGCACCTGCACAAATTCAGTTGCTATGACAACTTTGTGGCAAGCAACATGTTTGGAGCACCAGAGCACAGCACTGACTTTGGAGCTTTCAAGCATCTCCATGCATTGCTAGTTAATGCATTCAGATTCTCTCAGAATATTCTGCTGTCCCAGAAAAGTGTGCATGGTGTCAGCAAGGATGCAAAAACAGCTGCTTGTAAATCACAGCCGCAGTCTGTTCCTACAACAAATGGCTGCTCAtccacagaaagagagagagattgtgAATGCTCTAATAATTCTGCTATGAACTTCATTATACCATCTGCTGTAGGTGCAGTGTCATTTACTTTGATTGGCTTCAGTAAAGGTTGTGTGGTTTTGAACCAGCTGCTTTATGAGCTGAAGGAAGCTAAAAAAGACAAGAATACAGATGCCTTcttaaaaaacataaaagcaatttACTGGTTggatggtggtcactcaggaggAAGCAATACTTGGGTTACTTACCCTGAAGTGCTGAAAGAACTTGCAGAGACAGGAATTGAAGTTCATGCTCATGTTACACCATACCAAGTGTTTGACACAATGAGGTCATGGATTGGGAGAGAGCATGAGAAATTTGTACAGATACTTGAAGAATTTGGTGTGGAAATAAATGATCAACTACATTTTGCTGATGATGTTCCCTCCTTAGATAACCATTTCAGAGTTCATGAAGTATTTTGAGACTGTATGTATCTGAATAGTATATTCATTATAAAAAATACTTCTAACACTGTAAATGTTGTCATCTAGATTTGAGACTTTGAGCAGATGCTTTCTGCAGAGAATACTAAATCAGTCCTGTGTTACTAATAGATACTATATATAAATTTCAGTAGCTTAAAAAGGAGGATTGGGACCCCATAACTACAACAGATGTTGTCATTTGATTCCTGGAAAAAAGTGTTATGAAGAACTATCCTATACATGGGGTTTTGTTAAATGTGAATGTTTATTCTCAAACTGTTGGCAAAATTTTTAGTCCTGGATGTCTAATGTCATATATTGCTGTTAATGGGACTTTAAAGTACTTGAGAGTTTCAGATGTCTGGATACTTCAATTTAGTAGCTTCCAGGGCTACAAGCTTTGGTCTTTGTCAATAACAGATGTAAGGTTAGTTTTTTGGCTTAAGGAAAATGATGATTATTAGAACAATCTTAGTTATATATTTTGGTGAAAACTGTTTTAGTTAGTTAATTACATCTTCCAGTTTTATAACATTTCTCCTAATTGAAACAAAGTCACAAATACTTACCTTTGGAATAATAGTGCCaatccatttttcttccttaccTGTGCCTTGCCTTTTCTGTAGCTATAAAGTTTCATTAATTCGTTGTGTAGTATCTGCTAGTGAATAGCCATTTCACCTGGCGGCTTGAAAATTTTGACATAGCTATGTTAAGTGACCAAGAGTGTTGGTGAGGGTGTAGCTTATTGCCATTTCAACATACCTTGCTATTGCTTTAACTAACTTCTATAAGGACCAGTATTTTCAAGTCAAGAGGTGTCTTTATCCCTGCCTTGGACTGGTGAGGTTTTTCTTCCTAATTGCTGCATTGATGTTGATCTAAATCAAGCCATAAGTACATAACGTATTACAAGTTGCATAAAAAATTTTAGACTATGTTGACTGTAGCTGTTTCAAAatgcttcagttttaaaaactaTTATCTCCTTTAAATGTATTGCAGTAGTTGCTTCTAAAGCCACCCAAAAATCTATCTTCAGAGCCTCATTTTTCCTACAGACACCCCGCCCCCCAATCAAATACAAAGCCGGACAAATCAGATACAAAAGATGTAATCTAGTTCAGGCTCTAAAcctgaatgtttttcagaaagaattaCTGAAAGATGGACAAATGAGGGTATTAGTGGAACTTTTCTACTGTTGTAAGTAACTTTCCATTTATCTACAAATAAATCTTAGAATCATTCTTAAAGACAACCACAGCTGTTAACAGTGAACCAGTAGCTTTAAATGATCTTGGATTTCCTGGAAGTATAGGAATACAAAAGCAAGTTAGCAAAACACTGTGAAGATTACAGAAACAAATGTGGCTCAGttctgaaaaaaggcattttattcaACTGTTCCTATGTTTGATGGCGTAGCAACATCTTCCCCCTGCTTCTCGCTTCCCGTAACTCTTACACTGTGGAAGGAAAGTCCTGGGTCATCTTTCCTTTATTGGCATCATTAAAACTTAAAAGGTTCACTGGAGACAGCATTTTCATAAATCTTGCAGAGTTGGTGCACATAATAGTGATCACTGAAGAATAAGAAAAGTGTGTTGAagtcttaaaatttttttaatacttaaaatattaagaGTAGTAGAAAGGATTATGCATACAGTATGTACCTTACAATGTGAAAGTGAACTCTATCACTTATAATAATTAGACTGATGTACCTAGTTCACcaaaaggggaaataatctattttaattgatGGAGAAAAGTGCAACATGCAAACCAACTctaatattttataaaagaatCTGAAATCTAgttccatctgcttttttttgAAGCTCTTTCTTGGAGACTTTGTTCAATGCTATTTATTGATTACCTACTTAATGGGCTTATAACAACTTGTTTATGTGTTCCAAGGAAGGCTATTTCCCTGTTTTGGACCTTTTGATAACACTTGCAGCATATGTGAGGActtttttctgtaaaggaaataTGGGTCATCTAACAAAGTGGTTTTAATAGAAAGCCTACAAATAGCTTGAAATATCTTTAATTATccagttataaaataaaatttaaaaaaacaaaaccaacaaaaaacccaaaccacaccacTGATCTTGCTCCCTCTCCATATCAGACTGACCAGGCTAACTTGGGTATGCTAAAACTTGCCCTATCTGGTAACAGTGCAGATCACAGACCAATTTCTAAGCAATTCTGTGCCAGCCAAAACAGCAGGAGTACGTTGTTGCAAGCTTTTGGaaacagctattaaaatattGACATTGTCTTCAGAAGTTTCTGGATGGCTGTCCTATGAAAATAATATTAACCTGTTTGATGGAGGCTG
It contains:
- the C7H2orf69 gene encoding mitochondrial protein C2orf69 homolog is translated as MSKRCPPAAASLLRGLVGPAALCLGRSMSLCGAPAACAAGPAGGSGSGSGAGFSSARLSPPWLRLPEVPGADPHRANELLLLLPPPAPRGPAPPQHHVVYFPGDVQNYHDIMSCHPENFQWEHWSFENVATILARRFPNSFIWVVKCSRMHLHKFSCYDNFVASNMFGAPEHSTDFGAFKHLHALLVNAFRFSQNILLSQKSVHGVSKDAKTAACKSQPQSVPTTNGCSSTERERDCECSNNSAMNFIIPSAVGAVSFTLIGFSKGCVVLNQLLYELKEAKKDKNTDAFLKNIKAIYWLDGGHSGGSNTWVTYPEVLKELAETGIEVHAHVTPYQVFDTMRSWIGREHEKFVQILEEFGVEINDQLHFADDVPSLDNHFRVHEVF